From Hydra vulgaris chromosome 07, alternate assembly HydraT2T_AEP, a single genomic window includes:
- the LOC136082697 gene encoding general transcription factor II-I repeat domain-containing protein 2-like codes for MFKINLKWQYLLDLVELKDTICGVDIKEALETVLVKANAPINKLVSIVTDGAPAMVGKHFGLIGLLKSDPKYPEFIPVHCLIHREHLVVKHFNFSIVLKSVSEIVNYIQSNAKNHRQF; via the exons ATGTTCAAGATAAATCTCAAATGGCAGTATTTGTTAG ATTTGGTTGAGCTAAAAGATACAATTTGTGGAGTTGATATAAAGGAAGCTCTTGAAACAGTTCTAGTTAAAGCCAATGCACCTATCAACAAACTTGTTAGTATTGTTACAGATGGTGCACCAGCAATGGTTGGAAAACATTTTGGACTTAttggtttattaaaaagtgatcCTAAGTATCCAGAGTTCATTCCAGTTCATTGTTTAATTCATCGAGAACATTtagtagtaaaacattttaatttttcaatcgTTCTAAAATCAGTGTCagaaattgtaaattatattcaaTCAAATGCTAAAAATCACAGacagttttaa